In Aquiflexum balticum DSM 16537, a single genomic region encodes these proteins:
- a CDS encoding DUF2911 domain-containing protein, with protein sequence MKNLKFYSIAIMVLFFAATELTFAQLQAPAASPAAFVSQNVGFTKISIDYSSPALKGRQIFGGIEKYGVTWRAGANAATTIEFSTGVSIGGKNIRPGKYTMFITPQASGDWTVHLNGKGNSVFTYMKDGKIDEEALAKDDVVAINVTPRMAADSHERLSYHISAEDNKVAKVTMAWDKVRLSFMIDTQVDQKMEGFKGVF encoded by the coding sequence ATGAAAAACCTAAAATTTTATTCCATTGCTATAATGGTTCTTTTCTTTGCAGCCACAGAATTGACCTTTGCGCAATTACAGGCCCCGGCAGCCAGTCCAGCAGCCTTTGTTTCCCAAAATGTTGGTTTTACCAAAATCAGTATTGATTATTCTTCACCGGCATTGAAGGGGAGACAAATATTCGGTGGAATCGAGAAATATGGTGTCACTTGGAGAGCAGGTGCCAATGCTGCCACCACTATCGAATTCAGCACAGGAGTAAGTATTGGAGGGAAAAATATCCGTCCCGGAAAGTACACGATGTTCATCACTCCCCAAGCTTCAGGTGATTGGACGGTTCATTTGAACGGAAAAGGAAATTCTGTTTTCACCTACATGAAAGACGGTAAAATTGACGAGGAAGCATTGGCAAAAGATGATGTGGTAGCGATCAATGTAACCCCAAGAATGGCAGCGGATTCACATGAAAGACTTTCTTATCATATATCTGCTGAGGATAATAAAGTGGCGAAAGTGACCATGGCCTGGGATAAAGTAAGGCTTTCATTTATGATTGATACGCAAGTGGATCAAAAAATGGAGGGCTTCAAAGGAGTATTCTAA
- a CDS encoding non-ribosomal peptide synthetase — MSILNNPKNQFSKRDNGEQPKYWKSKLHGLEPINLPKDLFGSLDEKGKFLKVHFPKDSIPIEHLKNSFEDSSILFPLIGSLQVLLYRYSSQNDFCIGLSLEDLNLKELSENNGLKIDLSPLPIRSQLDSSISFDSLIQNTRDTFFEALENSNITIVEFINGLGNDQISDFLLDVVCIFRNQRKTESDHNNRKPNGLLDKNYNPILVFEFEESNKYLNGSISFRSDVYGEAFINRMIEHFSQLLDSIRLSPNTKISELNILSKKEKSFLIKTLNDTTTTFDESVTLLDLFEDQVKKNPKAIALEFEGNQLTYRQLDSKSNQLANYLNSIYFTFENPIPICLERSLEMVIAIFGILKSGRAYVPIDPALPKDRIDYMIEDIKAEFIICSSEIAYDFADEIDCVILDQKMDVLNSMPCEKLPILVLPENLAYIIYTSGSTGRPKGVMIEHRNVVNFLASMSKNVEFEAYSSLLSVTTYSFDIFYLELFLPLVNGGKVFLATREVAMDGFSLAQKLREVQPTHVQATPSGWQMLLNSGWKNPQNIKMLVGGEALSEELKDNLVGLGPLWNMYGPTETTIWSTYKKMELNERVNIGKPIDNTSVYILGPDGGLNPIGIPGELCIGGNGVGRGYLNREELTAQKFLPDPFSHVPGNRMYRSGDLAKWLPDGNIEYLGRMDDQVKIRGYRIELGEIESILLLHPNVKQAVVMARENGLGDKRLVGYVVCDGNFDKESVSAFLRSKLPEYMVPALWLQLEKLPLTFSGKTDRKALPDVGISDMVTAEYTEPRNDQEKQLAVIWQRILGLDRVGIHDDFFALGGHSLLAMRTVAAIRKEMGSEISIRDFFSAPSVAQLAQKLIFRGRDLYSHVPAVVARPETIPLSFNQQSLWFIHQLEGSIQYHIPLILDIKGKLDFTALEEAFKIILNRHEPLRTVIREKDGMPCQILLGMDRWKLDSMELLDQKLLDKQITSLIRIPFDLSADYMMRACLISLGPDRHCLVITLHHIASDGWPSNILKKELMESYDATVNGIEASLPPLSIQYIDYAIWQRKFLNSDLIQNKIDYWKGKLQNLSTLQLPTDFARPPVQSNNGNSYRFSIDNSLVSQLRELGQSHQATLFMTLLAAFKTLLYRYSGQEDICIGTPVAGRESGEMDDLIGFFVNTLAVRSNLRGNMGFTELIKDIRATTLESFEFQQVPFEMVVESLRQKRDLSRNPVFQVLFVLQNISKNEAHLDDVSISEKTYEHFTSKFDMAFELTEVDSGINGIAEYNTDLYRHETIVRFVNHFIHLLKSILENPYLNLDLLNIIPEEEKTLLLETLNATEAKYPHDKTIVDLFEEQVDKTPEAVALLFREKKLSYKELNEWSNQFAHYLIERYNIQPDDLVGIELQRSEWMVIGILAIIKSGGAYVPIDPEYPEQRKEFIKEDAKLKVLIDQVELEGIKKTLNQGKYPKTNPKIRISPENLMYVIYTSGSTGKPKGCMLEHRGLVNRLAWMQKSYPLTEKDCILQKTTFTFDVSVWELIWWSLQGASVSMLEPGGEKQPEKIVATIEASQVTVIHFVPSMLEVFLEYLGSSTEDILKLRSLKQVYTSGEALKTEQVRRFKELLPNVSLMNLYGPTEASIDVSYYACDTAVEQSIPIGKPIDNTALYVLSSTHQLVPFGTVGEICIGGVGLARGYLNRDELTREKFIKNPYRPKERLYRTGDLGRWRGDGNLEYLGRMDDQVKIRGYRIELGEIESILLLHPNVKQAVVMARENGLGDKRLVGYVVCDGNFDKESVSAFLRSKLPEYMVPALWLQLEKLPLTFSGKTDRKALPDVGISDMVTAEYTEPRNDQEKQLAVIWQRILGLDRVGIHDDFFALGGHSLLAMRTVAAIRKEMGSEISIRDFFSAPSVAQLAQKLIFRGRDLSSHVPAVVARPETIPLSFNQQSLWFIHQLEGSIQYHIPLILDIKGKLDFTALEEAFKIILNRHEPLRTVIREKDGMPCQILLGMDRWKLDSMELLDQKLLDKQITSLIRIPFDLSADYMMRACLISLGPDRHCLVITLHHIASDGWSSNILKKELMESYDATVNGIEASLPPLSIQYIDYAIWQRKFLNSDLIQNKIDYWKGKLQNLSTLQLPTDFARPPVQSNNGNSYRFSIDNSLVSQLRELGQSHQATLFMTLLAAFKTLLYRYSGQEDICIGTPVAGRESGEMDDLIGFFVNTLAVRSNLRGNMGFTELLKDIRATTLESFEFQQVPFEMVVESLRQKRDLSRNPVFQVLFVLQNISKNEAHLDDVSVSEKTYEHFTSKFDMAFELTEVDSGINGIAEYNTDLYRHETIVRFVNHFIHLLKSILENPSETIEKLKFLSKNEETELIKLFNSPPQILPNQKTILDLFQEQVRKSPDAIAVVFEGKKLSYSDLDKKSDQIANYLLAKGIKNEAMIPICLDRSFEMIIGILGIIKAGVAYVPIDPTYPEDRINFILRDSGANILLTTSDISEKFPDSIEILCLDTSQLELEKTLFEVEKKEISPNNLAYVIYTSGSTGTPKGVLIEHKGLLASTLARKSYYDKTGAVLMIPSFAFDSSVAVIFGALTSGEQLILCKSELIKSPHHIQELLKDTETILCVPSYYRFLQEENLLSDSKLLNVILAGENLDQSLVKLHFDKIQNVKLFNEYGPTEGTVWASVAQIHSPDENVTIGKPIDFTKIYILNKDNQLNPINVPGELCISGHGVARGYLNKPELNLEKFVKNPFDKTGKEKMYRTGDLARWLPDGNIEYLGRIDDQVKIRGYRIELGEIESVINKLNDIKESAVILREDTPGQKMLVGYVVLKDSTNADFISKKPAILKKELRSILPEYMVPNSIMILENLPLTSNNKIDRKRLPKPEEQKISQREPITEIEKLISKIWCLSLKKEKIDINADFFEIGGNSLLAVKVLSLLEKELDQKIPINIIFKYPRIVDLAEYIEGSSITESIGNSLVHIKPSGNKPPIYIVHGVGCSVTSYYKLAKIMEEEQPILGFQVKGLEGNDEPHQSIEEMASYYVSLMLLNNPRGPYHISGYSFGGYVAFEMAKQILNMGKEVASLVIFDTNAYINMEKTSFNQKVLNGIRKVITELKFFPKYPNYYLNKKLTALNRRIEKQLIRMGFKFENKRVLNERMKIIKKLTHNNHQMLLKYHLVPIKVDMTLFRVEDRDFFLEDEKFYGWKKFVENLQIIQIPGHHDMIFKEKHILNIVSKKLQNVLDEKNSVNNLK; from the coding sequence ATGTCAATTCTTAATAACCCAAAGAATCAATTCTCCAAAAGAGATAATGGAGAACAACCAAAATATTGGAAATCAAAGCTGCATGGTCTTGAGCCCATTAATTTACCCAAAGATCTATTTGGTTCATTGGATGAAAAAGGCAAGTTCCTGAAAGTCCATTTTCCAAAAGATTCAATCCCAATTGAACATCTAAAGAATTCATTTGAAGATTCATCTATTCTATTTCCCCTAATAGGTAGTCTCCAAGTACTTCTTTACCGATATAGTAGCCAAAATGATTTTTGCATAGGCTTATCTTTAGAAGATTTGAATTTAAAAGAATTATCTGAGAATAATGGGCTCAAAATAGATTTAAGCCCCTTGCCAATTAGATCACAACTTGATAGCAGTATTTCATTTGACAGCCTCATTCAAAACACAAGAGACACTTTTTTTGAGGCACTAGAAAACAGTAATATTACTATTGTGGAGTTTATTAATGGGTTGGGAAATGACCAAATCAGTGATTTCCTACTAGATGTAGTGTGCATTTTTAGAAATCAAAGAAAAACAGAAAGTGACCATAATAATAGGAAACCAAATGGTTTATTAGATAAAAATTACAACCCTATTTTGGTTTTTGAATTTGAGGAATCAAATAAATACCTCAATGGATCAATTTCCTTTAGAAGCGATGTGTATGGTGAAGCGTTTATCAATCGAATGATTGAACATTTTTCACAACTATTGGATTCCATCCGCCTTTCTCCCAATACTAAAATTAGCGAATTGAACATTTTAAGTAAGAAAGAAAAATCATTTCTTATCAAAACCCTTAACGATACCACAACAACATTCGATGAAAGTGTAACTCTCTTAGATCTTTTTGAAGATCAGGTTAAAAAAAATCCCAAAGCCATAGCGCTAGAATTTGAAGGTAATCAGCTTACCTACAGACAACTTGATAGCAAGTCTAATCAACTGGCAAATTACCTCAATAGTATTTATTTCACTTTCGAAAATCCAATTCCCATTTGCTTGGAACGTTCCTTGGAAATGGTCATTGCTATTTTTGGAATCCTCAAATCAGGGAGGGCTTACGTTCCCATCGATCCTGCTTTACCCAAGGACAGGATTGACTATATGATTGAAGATATCAAAGCAGAATTTATCATTTGTTCCTCAGAAATAGCATACGATTTTGCCGATGAAATAGACTGTGTCATATTGGATCAAAAAATGGATGTTCTAAACAGTATGCCTTGTGAGAAACTACCGATCTTGGTCTTGCCTGAAAACTTGGCTTACATCATCTACACTTCTGGTTCTACCGGAAGACCCAAAGGGGTGATGATAGAGCATCGGAATGTGGTCAACTTTTTGGCCAGTATGTCGAAAAATGTAGAATTCGAAGCTTATTCAAGTTTACTCTCGGTTACTACCTACAGTTTTGACATCTTTTACCTTGAACTTTTTCTTCCTCTTGTTAACGGTGGTAAGGTATTTTTGGCAACCAGGGAAGTTGCTATGGACGGATTCAGTCTTGCCCAAAAACTGCGAGAAGTCCAACCTACCCACGTGCAGGCTACTCCCTCTGGATGGCAGATGCTTCTCAATTCTGGTTGGAAAAATCCACAAAATATCAAAATGCTGGTCGGGGGAGAAGCCCTAAGTGAGGAATTGAAGGATAATCTAGTTGGATTAGGCCCTCTTTGGAATATGTATGGTCCCACCGAAACAACCATCTGGTCAACCTATAAAAAAATGGAGTTAAACGAAAGGGTTAACATCGGGAAACCAATAGACAATACATCTGTATATATCCTAGGTCCGGACGGTGGGCTAAACCCTATTGGAATTCCCGGTGAACTCTGCATTGGTGGAAATGGTGTCGGAAGAGGATACCTCAACAGGGAGGAACTTACAGCTCAAAAATTCCTTCCCGACCCATTCAGTCATGTTCCTGGTAACAGGATGTACCGTTCTGGTGATCTTGCCAAATGGCTCCCAGATGGAAATATCGAATACCTCGGCAGGATGGATGACCAGGTCAAAATCAGGGGATACCGCATCGAACTCGGCGAAATCGAATCCATCTTGCTGCTCCATCCCAATGTGAAGCAAGCGGTAGTCATGGCAAGAGAAAACGGACTGGGTGATAAAAGGCTCGTGGGGTATGTCGTCTGCGACGGGAATTTCGACAAAGAATCCGTCAGTGCATTCCTCAGATCAAAATTACCCGAATATATGGTGCCGGCACTTTGGCTTCAGCTCGAAAAACTTCCACTCACCTTCAGCGGCAAAACAGACAGAAAAGCACTGCCGGATGTCGGGATCAGTGATATGGTGACAGCTGAATATACCGAACCAAGGAATGATCAGGAAAAACAGCTTGCAGTCATCTGGCAGAGAATCCTCGGACTGGATCGTGTGGGCATCCACGATGACTTTTTTGCATTGGGGGGACATTCGCTGCTGGCAATGCGTACTGTTGCAGCAATCAGGAAAGAAATGGGTTCTGAAATCAGCATCCGCGACTTCTTCTCGGCTCCTTCTGTGGCCCAGCTTGCCCAGAAACTGATTTTCAGAGGCAGGGACCTCTACAGCCATGTACCGGCGGTTGTGGCCAGGCCTGAAACCATCCCTCTTTCTTTCAACCAGCAGAGTCTCTGGTTCATCCATCAGCTCGAAGGAAGCATTCAGTACCACATTCCACTGATTCTGGATATTAAAGGGAAACTGGACTTCACAGCACTTGAAGAGGCATTCAAAATCATCCTCAACCGTCATGAACCACTCCGTACCGTGATCAGGGAAAAGGACGGAATGCCTTGTCAGATTTTACTCGGTATGGACCGCTGGAAACTTGATAGCATGGAACTGCTGGATCAGAAACTTCTTGATAAGCAAATAACCTCCTTGATCAGAATTCCTTTCGACCTGAGCGCAGACTACATGATGAGGGCCTGTCTGATTTCATTGGGACCGGACCGCCATTGTCTGGTCATCACATTACACCACATCGCCTCTGACGGATGGCCTTCCAACATCCTGAAAAAAGAACTGATGGAATCCTATGATGCCACCGTCAACGGAATTGAGGCTTCACTTCCTCCGCTCTCCATACAGTACATTGACTATGCGATATGGCAGAGAAAATTCCTCAACAGTGATCTGATCCAGAATAAAATCGATTATTGGAAAGGCAAACTTCAAAACCTATCCACACTACAGCTCCCGACTGATTTTGCAAGGCCGCCGGTTCAGAGTAACAATGGGAACAGTTACCGTTTTTCAATCGACAATTCCCTGGTCTCCCAATTGAGAGAATTGGGACAAAGTCATCAGGCAACTCTTTTTATGACTTTGCTTGCCGCATTCAAAACACTTCTTTATCGGTACAGCGGGCAGGAGGATATCTGCATAGGCACGCCCGTGGCAGGCAGAGAAAGCGGAGAAATGGATGATCTCATCGGGTTTTTTGTCAACACGCTGGCTGTTCGGTCCAATCTAAGGGGAAATATGGGCTTTACGGAACTTATTAAAGATATCCGGGCCACTACGCTGGAGTCTTTCGAGTTCCAACAGGTACCCTTTGAAATGGTGGTGGAATCACTTAGACAAAAAAGAGACCTGAGCAGAAATCCTGTGTTCCAGGTTTTATTTGTTCTGCAGAATATTTCCAAAAATGAAGCCCATCTTGATGATGTCTCCATTTCTGAAAAGACTTATGAGCATTTTACTTCTAAGTTTGACATGGCTTTTGAACTCACGGAAGTTGATTCTGGCATAAATGGGATTGCTGAATACAATACAGACCTCTACAGACATGAAACAATAGTACGTTTCGTAAACCACTTTATCCATCTTCTGAAATCAATCCTTGAAAATCCATATTTAAACCTTGATCTCTTAAACATTATTCCCGAGGAGGAAAAAACCCTGCTGTTAGAAACTTTAAATGCTACGGAAGCGAAATACCCCCATGATAAGACAATCGTGGACTTGTTTGAGGAGCAGGTAGATAAAACCCCCGAAGCAGTTGCATTATTGTTCAGGGAAAAGAAATTAAGCTACAAGGAGCTGAATGAATGGTCGAACCAGTTTGCACATTATCTTATTGAAAGATACAATATTCAACCCGATGATCTGGTAGGAATAGAGTTGCAGCGCAGTGAGTGGATGGTGATAGGCATATTGGCAATCATCAAATCGGGAGGCGCCTACGTACCGATAGATCCGGAGTACCCTGAGCAGCGAAAAGAGTTTATCAAAGAAGATGCGAAGTTGAAAGTACTCATCGATCAGGTTGAACTGGAAGGAATCAAGAAAACCTTAAATCAAGGAAAGTATCCAAAGACAAATCCGAAAATCCGGATAAGTCCCGAGAATCTGATGTATGTAATTTACACTTCAGGTTCAACGGGTAAACCGAAGGGTTGCATGCTGGAGCATAGGGGCTTGGTCAACAGATTGGCCTGGATGCAGAAGTCTTATCCTCTGACAGAAAAAGATTGTATCCTGCAAAAGACCACTTTTACTTTCGATGTATCGGTATGGGAACTTATCTGGTGGTCATTGCAGGGAGCCTCTGTGAGTATGCTGGAACCGGGAGGAGAGAAGCAGCCCGAAAAGATAGTTGCAACAATAGAAGCCTCGCAGGTTACCGTGATACATTTTGTGCCGAGTATGCTTGAAGTCTTTTTGGAATATCTGGGCAGCTCAACTGAAGACATTTTGAAGCTAAGGAGTCTGAAGCAGGTATATACCAGCGGGGAAGCCTTGAAGACGGAACAGGTCAGGCGTTTCAAAGAACTGTTGCCGAATGTGAGTCTAATGAATCTTTACGGACCTACGGAAGCGAGTATAGATGTGAGTTACTATGCCTGTGATACAGCAGTGGAACAAAGCATTCCGATAGGAAAACCTATTGATAACACAGCACTTTACGTTTTAAGCTCCACCCACCAGCTTGTTCCTTTCGGTACCGTCGGGGAGATCTGCATAGGCGGAGTAGGTCTGGCAAGGGGATATTTAAACCGGGATGAGCTCACCAGAGAGAAGTTTATAAAAAATCCGTACAGGCCAAAAGAGCGGTTATACAGAACGGGAGACTTGGGCAGATGGCGCGGGGACGGTAATTTGGAATATTTGGGCAGAATGGATGACCAGGTCAAAATCAGGGGATACCGCATCGAACTCGGCGAAATCGAATCCATCCTGCTGCTCCATCCCAATGTGAAGCAAGCGGTAGTCATGGCAAGAGAAAACGGACTGGGTGATAAAAGGCTCGTGGGGTATGTCGTCTGCGACGGGAATTTCGACAAAGAATCCGTCAGTGCATTCCTCAGATCAAAATTACCCGAATATATGGTGCCGGCACTTTGGCTTCAGCTCGAAAAACTTCCACTCACCTTCAGCGGCAAAACAGACAGAAAAGCACTGCCGGATGTCGGGATCAGTGATATGGTGACAGCTGAATATACCGAACCAAGGAATGATCAGGAAAAACAGCTTGCAGTCATCTGGCAGAGAATCCTCGGACTGGATCGTGTGGGCATCCACGATGACTTTTTTGCATTGGGGGGACATTCGCTGCTGGCAATGCGTACTGTTGCAGCAATCAGGAAAGAAATGGGTTCTGAAATCAGCATCCGCGACTTCTTCTCGGCTCCTTCTGTGGCCCAGCTTGCCCAGAAACTGATTTTCAGAGGCAGGGACCTCTCCAGCCATGTACCGGCGGTTGTGGCCAGGCCTGAAACCATCCCTCTTTCTTTCAACCAGCAGAGTCTCTGGTTCATCCATCAGCTCGAAGGAAGCATTCAGTACCACATTCCACTGATTCTGGATATTAAAGGGAAACTGGACTTCACAGCACTTGAAGAGGCATTCAAAATCATCCTCAACCGTCATGAACCACTCCGTACCGTGATCAGGGAAAAGGACGGAATGCCTTGTCAGATTTTACTCGGTATGGACCGCTGGAAACTTGATAGCATGGAACTGCTGGATCAGAAACTTCTTGATAAGCAAATAACCTCCTTGATCAGAATTCCTTTCGACCTGAGCGCAGACTACATGATGAGGGCCTGTCTGATTTCATTGGGACCGGACCGCCATTGTCTGGTCATCACATTACACCACATCGCCTCTGACGGATGGTCTTCCAACATCCTGAAAAAAGAACTGATGGAATCCTATGATGCCACCGTCAACGGAATTGAGGCTTCACTTCCTCCGCTCTCCATACAGTACATTGACTATGCGATATGGCAGAGAAAATTCCTCAACAGTGATCTGATCCAGAATAAAATCGATTATTGGAAAGGCAAACTTCAAAACCTATCCACACTACAGCTCCCGACTGATTTTGCAAGGCCGCCGGTTCAGAGTAACAATGGGAACAGTTACCGTTTTTCAATCGACAATTCCCTGGTCTCCCAATTGAGAGAATTGGGACAAAGTCATCAGGCAACTCTTTTTATGACTTTGCTTGCCGCATTCAAAACACTTCTTTATCGGTACAGCGGGCAGGAGGATATCTGCATAGGCACGCCTGTGGCAGGCAGAGAAAGCGGAGAAATGGATGATCTCATCGGGTTTTTTGTCAACACGCTGGCTGTTCGGTCCAATCTAAGGGGAAATATGGGCTTTACGGAACTTCTTAAAGATATCCGGGCCACCACACTGGAATCTTTCGAGTTCCAACAGGTACCCTTTGAAATGGTGGTGGAATCACTTAGACAAAAAAGAGACCTGAGCAGAAATCCTGTGTTCCAGGTTCTATTTGTTCTGCAGAATATTTCCAAAAATGAAGCCCATCTTGATGATGTCTCCGTTTCTGAAAAGACTTATGAGCATTTTACTTCTAAGTTTGACATGGCTTTTGAACTCACGGAAGTTGATTCTGGCATAAATGGGATTGCTGAATACAATACAGACCTCTACAGACATGAAACAATAGTACGTTTTGTAAACCACTTTATCCATCTTCTGAAATCAATCCTTGAAAATCCATCTGAGACTATTGAAAAATTAAAATTCCTGTCCAAGAACGAAGAAACAGAACTGATTAAATTATTCAATTCACCCCCTCAAATTCTCCCCAATCAAAAGACAATCCTTGATTTGTTTCAGGAGCAGGTAAGAAAATCACCTGACGCCATTGCTGTTGTATTTGAGGGCAAAAAACTGAGTTACTCTGATCTAGATAAAAAATCAGATCAAATTGCCAATTATCTTTTGGCAAAAGGCATTAAAAATGAAGCCATGATTCCAATTTGTCTGGACAGATCTTTTGAAATGATTATTGGGATTTTGGGTATTATAAAAGCAGGAGTAGCATATGTCCCTATTGATCCAACTTACCCTGAGGACAGAATTAATTTTATTTTGAGAGATTCAGGGGCCAACATCCTTTTGACCACTTCAGATATAAGTGAGAAATTTCCTGACTCAATTGAAATCCTTTGCCTAGATACCTCTCAATTGGAACTAGAGAAAACATTATTTGAGGTAGAGAAAAAAGAAATCAGTCCAAATAACCTTGCATATGTGATTTATACCTCGGGTTCTACAGGAACACCGAAGGGTGTGCTGATCGAGCATAAGGGTTTATTGGCATCTACCTTGGCAAGAAAATCCTATTATGATAAAACAGGTGCAGTATTGATGATACCTTCATTTGCATTTGATTCATCAGTTGCAGTGATTTTTGGGGCCTTGACCTCAGGTGAACAATTGATTTTGTGCAAAAGTGAATTGATAAAAAGTCCTCACCATATCCAGGAACTACTAAAAGACACTGAAACAATTCTTTGTGTCCCATCCTACTATAGGTTCTTGCAGGAAGAAAATTTGCTTTCAGATTCCAAGTTGCTGAATGTAATACTTGCCGGGGAAAATTTGGATCAATCACTCGTAAAGCTGCATTTTGATAAAATCCAAAACGTCAAATTATTTAATGAATATGGTCCAACGGAAGGAACTGTTTGGGCTTCAGTAGCGCAAATCCATTCACCTGATGAAAACGTTACCATAGGCAAACCTATTGATTTTACTAAAATCTATATTCTCAATAAAGATAATCAGCTCAACCCCATAAATGTCCCCGGAGAGTTATGCATTTCGGGACATGGTGTTGCCAGAGGATATTTAAACAAACCTGAACTTAATTTGGAGAAGTTTGTCAAAAATCCATTTGACAAAACCGGAAAAGAAAAAATGTACCGAACCGGAGACCTAGCCCGATGGCTTCCTGACGGAAATATTGAATATCTGGGAAGGATAGATGATCAGGTTAAAATCAGAGGATATAGGATTGAGCTAGGTGAAATTGAATCTGTTATTAATAAACTAAATGATATTAAAGAATCTGCAGTGATTTTGAGAGAAGATACACCTGGCCAAAAAATGCTTGTTGGCTATGTGGTTTTGAAGGACTCGACCAATGCGGATTTCATTTCAAAAAAACCCGCTATTTTGAAAAAAGAACTGCGTTCAATTTTACCGGAATATATGGTCCCAAATAGTATCATGATACTTGAAAACCTGCCATTGACTTCCAACAATAAGATTGACAGAAAAAGACTACCAAAACCCGAGGAACAAAAAATATCCCAAAGAGAACCCATCACTGAAATTGAAAAACTCATATCCAAAATTTGGTGTTTATCCCTTAAAAAAGAAAAAATAGATATCAATGCAGACTTCTTTGAAATCGGTGGCAATTCATTGCTTGCAGTAAAAGTTCTTTCGCTACTTGAAAAAGAATTGGATCAAAAAATTCCAATCAATATTATTTTCAAATATCCAAGAATTGTGGATTTAGCTGAATATATAGAGGGCAGTAGTATTACTGAAAGTATTGGAAATTCTTTGGTGCACATAAAACCAAGTGGGAATAAACCTCCAATATACATTGTTCATGGAGTGGGTTGCAGTGTGACGAGTTATTATAAGCTAGCAAAAATAATGGAAGAGGAACAGCCTATTTTAGGTTTTCAAGTGAAAGGTTTGGAAGGAAATGATGAACCTCACCAAAGTATTGAGGAAATGGCATCTTATTATGTATCATTGATGCTACTTAATAACCCGAGAGGACCCTATCATATTTCAGGATATTCATTTGGTGGCTATGTAGCATTTGAAATGGCAAAGCAGATTCTGAATATGGGAAAAGAGGTTGCTTCTTTAGTTATATTTGATACAAATGCATATATAAATATGGAGAAAACATCCTTTAATCAAAAAGTTCTAAATGGTATCAGAAAGGTTATAACAGAGCTAAAGTTTTTTCCAAAGTATCCTAATTATTATCTGAATAAAAAATTGACTGCACTAAATAGAAGGATTGAAAAACAGCTTATAAGAATGGGATTTAAGTTCGAAAATAAAAGAGTGTTAAATGAACGGATGAAAATCATCAAGAAACTTACACATAACAATCATCAAATGTTATTGAAATACCATCTTGTTCCGATTAAAGTTGATATGACGTTGTTTAGAGTTGAAGATAGAGATTTTTTTTTGGAGGATGAAAAATTTTATGGTTGGAAAAAGTTCGTGGAAAATTTGCAAATAATTCAGATTCCTGGACATCATGATATGATTTTCAAAGAAAAACATATTTTGAATATAGTTTCCAAAAAACTCCAAAATGTTCTTGACGAGAAAAACTCAGTGAATAATCTGAAATAA